In Peromyscus eremicus chromosome 2, PerEre_H2_v1, whole genome shotgun sequence, a single genomic region encodes these proteins:
- the Znf483 gene encoding zinc finger protein 483, translating into MQAYVPPNMMTAVSPGPPALAASEQSRVPRVDTSRVQGRVLRGHADDLDSFRQKFRWFCYSQEEGPRKTLNQLWELCKQWLRPDIHTKEQILELLVFEQFLRVLPGEMRVWVTSQRPESSVEVLTLVEDLNQTLEEREDLSTQDSAVCKAEDLGEEMVAVPPNTEPREPVTFEDVSVDFTRGEWKMLESSQRELYKEVLLETLKNLEFLGLPVSKFELISQLKWVKLPRVLEKEISEGPRPEAESRSELDAFMEDFTLEKTVEYCFSDDGYGLKAEFQKRHGKSKKDHSKHSSHQSKETPSGKNSKQTSDTIKHRSTCLTKKSQRSKEGKKPYIFHSDLVNRKEHSVVKLRKCSGNEKDSRHSSSLSDHKRQPRIGSLSKTQKCSKCGVAFTQSSWYRSKTSQCEKCQKNLVQGETSNKDKGPETEEPSKCKKCGKALGYSSKLSVCVECRKAHRASPSVKPHKKTNKKGKSYKCDECGKSFSGLNAVDIHRRTHTGEKPYECKHCGRSFNDYSSYCQHQRIHTGEKPYKCNECDKSFTHSSSLSKHQRIHTGEKPYKCKDCGKAFRQNSCLTRHQRTHTGEKPYVCKDCGSSFSLFSTIIYHQRLHAGEKPYKCTHCDKAFPTHSRLSRHLRCHTGEKPYKCKECGKTFRQSSSLNLHLRSHTGEKPYKCDYCGATFTRSTILIEHVKTHTGAQYECKKCGKKSKSRSAHLKHQCTE; encoded by the exons ATGCAAGCTTACGTGCCCCCGAACATGATGACAGCCGTCTCCCCAGGCCCCCCAGCTCTGGCTGCAAGCGAACAAAGCAGGGTCCCCAGAGTGGATACCTCCAGGGTCCAAGGAAGGGTCTTAAGAGGACATGCTGATGACCTAGATTCTTTCAGGCAGAAGTTCAGGTGGTTTTGTTACTCACAAGAAGAAGGACCCAGAAAAACCCTGAATCAACTCTGGGAGCTCTGCAAGCAATGGCTGAGACCAGACATTCACACCAAAGAGCAGATCTTAGAGCTCTTAGTGTTCGAGCAGTTCCTGAGGGTTTTGCCTGGAGAGATGAGGGTCTGGGTGACTTCTCAGCGCCCTGAGAGTAGTGTGGAGGTGTTAACCCTGGTAGAAGATTTGAACCAAACACTTGAAGAAAGGGAAG ATCTTAGCACTCAAGATTCTGCTGTTTGCAAAGCGGAAGATTTGGGAGAAGAGATGGTGGCTGTTCCTCCAAACACGGAGCCACGT GAACCTGTAACATTTGAGGATGTGTCTGTGGACTTTACCAGAGGAGAGTGGAAGATGCTGGAGTCGTCTCAAAGGGAGCTGTATAAGGAAGTGCTGCTGGAAACCTTGAAGAACCTAGAATTTTTGG GCCTTCCAGTTTCCAAATTTGAATTGATTTCCCAGCTGAAGTGGGTTAAGTTGCCAAGGGTACTGGAAAAAGAAATTTCTGAAGGCCCCAGACCAG AAGCTGAGTCTAGAAGTGAATTGGATGCCTTTATGGAAGACTTCACTTTAGAGAAAACAGTAGAATACTGCTTCAGTGATGATGGTTATGGCTTGAAGGCAGAATTCCAGAAACGACATGGCAAATCCAAGAAAGATCATAGCAAGCACAGTAGCCATCAGAGTAAAGAAACTCCCTCTGGAAAGAATTCCAAACAAACTTCTGACACAATCAAACATCGGAGCACCTGCTTAACAAAGAAGTCTCAGAGGTCTAAGGAAGGCAAGAAACCCTACATCTTTCATTCAGATCTTGTGAACCGCAAAGAACACAGTGTAGTAAAGTTAAGGAAATGCAGTGGAAATGAGAAAGACTCACGTCACTCTTCATCTCTTAGTGACCATAAGAGACAACCGAGAATTGGTTCGTTGAGTAAGACCCAGAAGTGTAGTAAATGTGGAGTAGCCTTTACTCAAAGCTCATGGTATCGTAGTAAAACCTCTCAATGTGAAAAATGCCAGAAGAATTTAGTTCAAGGTGAAACCTCAAATAAAGACAAAGGACCTGAAACTGAAGAGCCCAGTAAGTGTAAAAAATGTGGGAAAGCTCTTGGCTATAGTTCaaaactctctgtgtgtgttgagTGTAGAAAAGCTCACAGAGCTAGCCCATCAGTTAAACCAcataaaaaaactaacaaaaaaggaAAGTCTTACaagtgtgatgaatgtggaaaaagTTTTTCTGGTTTAAACGCTGTCGATATACATCGAAgaactcatactggagaaaagccctatgaatgtaaacactGTGGGAGATCCTTCAATGACTACTCATCATATTGTCAACaccagagaattcatactggagagaaaccatataagTGTAATGAGTGTGATAAATCCTTCACTCACAGCTCCTCTCTTTCAAAGCATCAAAGgatacacactggagagaagccctataaGTGTAAGGATTGTGGAAAAGCCTTTAGACAGAATTCTTGCCTTACCAGACATCAGAGAacccacactggagaaaaaccataTGTGTGTAAGGACTGTGGATCATCTTTTAGCCTTTTTAGTACTATCATCTATCATCAGAGACTTCATGcaggagaaaaaccttacaaatgtaccCACTGTGATAAAGCCTTCCCTACTCATTCCCGCCTCAGTCGTCACTTGAGATGTCACACTGGTGAAAAACCatacaaatgtaaagaatgtgggaaAACTTTCAGACAGAGTTCATCCCTTAATTTACATCTCCgaagtcatactggagagaaaccctacaaatgtgaTTATTGTGGAGCAACCTTTACTCGGAGCACAATCCTTATTGAACATGTAAAAACTCATACTGGCGCACAATATGAATGTAAAAAGTGTGGTAAGAAATCTAAGAGTCGGTCAGCCCATCTTAAACATCAGTGTACTGAGTAA